A region of the Oligoflexus sp. genome:
TTCTGTGGACGAACACTGCACCTGGAAGGAGCTTTATCATGATACCTCAGGATTGGATCCATGCCTTGCTGGGCGGAATTATCATCGGAACCGCCGTGTCCATGATGCTGCTGATGAATGGGCGCGTCACCGGGATCAGCGGTATTATCAACGGTGCCATCTCTCCGCAAAAAGGCGACACGGCCTGGCGCTGGCTTTTTGTGGCCGGACTCATCGTCGGCGGACTGACCCTCGGAAGTTTGAATCCTCAGGTCTTTGGCCAGGCCTCGGGGCAAAGCCCCATGCTCACGATCGCGGCCGGGCTCTTGGTCGGCGTGGGGACCATCATGGGCAGCGGCTGTACCAGCGGGCACGGCGTCTGCGGCATCAGCCGCTTTTCACCTCGATCTTTGGTCGCCACCATCACGTTTATCGGCGCAGGTATGGTCAGC
Encoded here:
- a CDS encoding YeeE/YedE family protein, producing the protein MIPQDWIHALLGGIIIGTAVSMMLLMNGRVTGISGIINGAISPQKGDTAWRWLFVAGLIVGGLTLGSLNPQVFGQASGQSPMLTIAAGLLVGVGTIMGSGCTSGHGVCGISRFSPRSLVATITFIGAGMVSVFILRTLGVIP